The genomic DNA ATCCCCACCAGAGAGTCCTCGAAGACCAGGCAGGCCTCGGCCGGCACCTTGAGCCGCGCGGCCGCCAGCTCGTAGACCTCGGGATCGGGCTTGCCCATGACGACGTCGTCCGCCGTCACGATGACGCCGAACTGACGTCGCAGCCCCACGCCCGTGAGCAAGCGATCGACGTCGAAGGCCGAGGCCGAGGTCCCGACGGCGCGCGGGACGCGAAGGCGTTCCAGCGCACCCACGAACTCGCGCACCCCACGTACGGCCACCAGGCCGGCGCGCGCGAAGCCAACGTAGAGATCGCGCTTGCGCCTGGCCAGTCGCCGCGCCTCGTAGCCGGGCATGGAGCGACCGAGCAGGAGCGGCACCGCCTCTTCGCTCGGCCGACCTATGGTCAGCCGCCAGGGCTCGGGGTGCGCCGCCTCCTCGCCCAGCTCGGCCAGGAGGGCCAGCCAGGCCGCGC from Candidatus Methylomirabilota bacterium includes the following:
- a CDS encoding HAD family phosphatase — its product is MTEAVIFDMDGVLIDSGAHHRAAWLALLAELGEEAAHPEPWRLTIGRPSEEAVPLLLGRSMPGYEARRLARRKRDLYVGFARAGLVAVRGVREFVGALERLRVPRAVGTSASAFDVDRLLTGVGLRRQFGVIVTADDVVMGKPDPEVYELAAARLKVPAEACLVFEDSLVGIEAARRAGMRAVGVTTAHSDAELREAGAERTIADFEGLQWPSLASP